Proteins from a genomic interval of Oreochromis aureus strain Israel breed Guangdong linkage group 6, ZZ_aureus, whole genome shotgun sequence:
- the myh11a gene encoding myosin-11a isoform X1: MSANAPTEDEKFLFVDKDFLNSPMAQADWSAKKLVWVPSEKHGFEAASIKEEHGDEVLVELADNAKKITVNKDDIQKMNPPKFSKVEDMAELTCLNEASVLHNLRERYFSGLIYTYSGLFCVVVNPYKMLPIYSEKIIEMYKGKKRHELPPHIYSITDNAYRNMMQDREDQSILCTGESGAGKTENTKKVIQYLAVVASSHKGKKDSSAQHAGSQLAYGELEKQLLQANPILEAFGNAKTIKNDNSSRFGKFIRINFDVTGYIVGANIETYLLEKSRCIRQAKTERAFHIFYYMIAGAKDKLREELLLEPFSNYRFLSAGHVQIAGQQDDEMYEETMEAMNIMGITEEERIDIMKVCSTVMQLGNIEFKKERNQEQATMPDNTAAQKVCHLQGINVTDFTRAILTPRIKVGREVVQKAQTKEQADFATEALAKAIFERLFRWILGRVNKALDKTKRQGASFLGILDIAGFEIFEDNSFEQLCINYTNEKLQQLFNHTMFILEQEEYQREGIEWNFIDFGLDLQPCIELIERPNNPPGILALLDEECWFPKATDISFVEKLFNTQGNHMKFAKPKQLKDKTEFSILHYAGKVDYNATAWLTKNMDPLNDNITALLSNSSSQFVQDLWKDADRVVGLDTLAKMSDTSSPSASKTKKGMFRTVGQLYKESLAKLMTTLHNTQPNFVRCIIPNHEKRAGKLDAHLVLEQLRCNGVLEGIRICRQGFPNRIVFQEFRQRYEILAANAIPKGFMDGKQACCLMIKHLDLDPNLYRIGQSKIFFRTGVLAQLEEERDLKITVIIIAFQAQARGFLARKAFAKRQQQLTAMKVIQRNCAAYLKLRNWQWWRLFTKVKPLLQVTRQEEEMTLKEEELQKAKEVATKFESELKEITLKHTQIVEERNALQEQLQAETELYAEAEEMRVRLATKKQELEEILHEMEARLDEEEERSQGLLVEKKKMQQQMQELEEHLEEEEDARQKLQLEKVTCEGKIKKLEDDILVMEDQNNKLLKERKLLEERVADFSANLAEEEEKSKNLTKLKNKHESMISELEVRLKKEEKTRQELDKAKRKLEAESNDLQEQIADLQAQIADLKAQLARKEEELQNALARLEDETAQKNNALKKIRELEGHISDLQEDLDSERAARNKAEKIKRDLGEELEALKSELEDTLDTTATQQELRAKREQEVTQLKRAIEEENRTHEAQIHEMRQKHTQAVEELSEQLEQAKRVKSNLEKAKQALEKETSELTMEVRSLTQAKQDGEHKRKKLEGQVTDLQSRFNDSEKQKAEMTERCSKITIELESVTNLLNEAEGKNIKLSKDVSSLTSQLQDSQELLAEETRQKLQFSTKLRQAEDDKNSLQEQLEEEVEAKRNVERHVSTLNIQLSDAKKKMDEMSGNIELLEEGKKRLQRDLEAANTQYEEKASAYDKLEKTKNRLQQELEDTLMDLDNQRQNVSNLEKKQKKFDQMLAEEKSVSSKYADERDRAEAEAREKETKALSLARALEEAQDAREELERANKALKAEMEDLISSKDDVGKNVHELEKSKRGLEAQVEEMKTQLEELEDELQAAEDAKLRLEVNMQALKAQFERDLQGRDEMGEEKKRQLVKQVRELETELEDERKQRATAAAAKKKLEIDMKDLEGQIETANKGRDEAIKQLRKLQAQMKDYQRELEDARAAREEVLTTAKESEKKAKSLEAELMQLQEELAAAERGRKQAEAERDELSDELASNTSGKSALSDEKRRLEAKIAQLEEELEEEQSNMEILNDRLRKSTQQVDQLNNELQTERTTSQKNESARQQLERQNKELKAKLQEMENQVKSKFKSSISALEAKVAQLEEQLEQENRDKQTTAKNMRQKDKKLKDLMLQVEDERKQAEQYKDQAEKSNTRMKQLKRQLEESEEESQRATAARRKLQRELDEATEANDAMTREIGSLKNKLRRGNEPSFSSAPRRIGGGRRVVEDASEEDADSQSDFNGTKSAD, encoded by the exons ATGTCCGCGAACGCCCCTACCGAGGACGAGAAGTTCCTCTTTGTTGACAAGGACTTCCTCAACAGCCCGATGGCTCAGGCTGACTGGTCTGCCAAGAAGTTGGTATGGGTTCCATCAGAAAAGCATGGCTTTGAGGCAGCTAGTATCAAGGAGGAGCATGGCGACGAGGTGCTGGTGGAGCTGGCTGATAATGCCAAGAAGATAACAGTCAATAAAGATGACATCCAGAAGATGAACCCTCCCAAGTTCAGCAAGGTGGAGGACATGGCCGAGCTCACCTGTCTAAATGAGGCCTCTGTGTTGCACAATCTTCGCGAGAGGTACTTCTCTGGGCTCATTTAT ACATACTCTGGCCTGTTCTGCGTGGTGGTGAATCCTTACAAAATGCTGCCCATCTACTCAGAGAAGATCATCGAAATGTACAAAGGAAAGAAACGACATGAACTACCCCCTCATATCTATTCCATCACTGACAATGCCTATAGAAACATGATGCAAG ATCGTGAAGACCAGTCCATTCTCTGCAC TGGAGAGTCTGGTGCTGGGAAGACAGAAAACACCAAGAAAGTCATCCAGTATTTGGCTGTTGTGGCCTCCTCGCACAAAGGCAAGAaagacagcagtgct CAACATGCAGGATCACAGTTGGCTTAC GGGGAGCTGGAGAAGCAACTCCTGCAGGCCAATCCTATCCTGGAGGCCTTTGGAAATGCTAAGACCATCAAAAATGACAACTCCTCAAGATTT GGAAAATTCATCCGCATCAACTTTGACGTGACCGGCTACATTGTTGGAGCCAACATTGAGACTT ATCTGCTGGAGAAGTCTCGCTGTATCAGACAGGCAAAGACAGAAAGAGCTTTTCACATCTTCTACTACATGATTGCTGGTGCCAAGGACAAACTGCGTG aGGAGCTACTTCTGGAGCCCTTCAGCAATTACCGCTTCCTCAGCGCAGGCCACGTTCAGATCGCTGGCCAGCAAGATGATGAGATGTATGAGGAAACCATGGAGGCCATGAATATCATGGGCATCACAGAAGAGGAAAGAATTG ATATCATGAAGGTGTGCtccacagtgatgcagctgggaAACATTGAATTCAAGAAAGAGAGGAACCAGGAGCAGGCAACCATGCCAGACAACACTG ctgcgCAGAAGGTGTGTCACCTGCAGGGCATCAATGTGACAGACTTTACACGAGCCATCCTCACCCCTCGCATCAAAGTGGGCAGGGAGGTGGTGCAGAAGGCACAGACCAAAGAGCAG GCTGACTTTGCTACAGAAGCGTTGGCCAAAGCTATCTTTGAGCGACTGTTCCGCTGGATCCTGGGCCGGGTTAACAAAGCCCTGGATAAGACTAAACGCCAAGGAGCCTCCTTCCTGGGAATCCTTGACATTGCCGGCTTTGAGATCTTTGAG GATAACTCCTTTGAGCAGCTGTGCATCAACTACACCAATGAGAAGCTACAGCAGCTTTTCAACCACACCATGTTCATCCTGGAGCAGGAGGAGTACCAGAGAGAAGGCATCGAGTGGAACTTCATTGACTTCGGCCTTGACCTCCAGCCCTGCATCGAGCTCATTGAGAGGCCA AACAACCCTCCAGGCATCCTGGCCCTTTTGGATGAAGAGTGCTGGTTCCCCAAAGCCACAGATATCTCCTTTGTGGAGAAACTTTTTAACACACAGGGCAACCACATGAAATTTGCCAAACCTAAACAGCTTAAAGACAAAACAGAATTCTCCATTCTTCATTATGCTGGGAAG GTAGATTATAATGCCACAGCCTGGCTGACAAAGAACATGGACCCTCTAAATGACAACATTACAGCACTGCTCTCCAATTCTTCTAGCCAGTTTGTCCAAGACCTCTGGAAAGATG cgGACAGAGTCGTTGGCCTTGACACATTAGCGAAGATGTCGGACACCTCCAGCCCGAGCGCCTCAAAGACCAAGAAGGGAATGTTCCGCACAGTGGGGCAGCTCTACAAGGAGTCTTTGGCAAAACTCATGACCACGCTGCACAACACCCAGCCAAACTTCGTCAGATGTATCATCCCGAACCACGAGAAGAGG GCAGGGAAGCTGGATGCTCACCTGGTCCTGGAGCAGCTCAGGTGTAACGGTGTGCTGGAAGGAATCAGGATCTGTCGACAAGGCTTCCCCAACCGAATCGTTTTCCAGGAGTTCCGCCAACG TTATGAGATCTTGGCTGCTAACGCTATTCCCAAAGGTTTCATGGACGGAAAACAAGCCTGCTGCCTCATG ATCAAGCATCTGGACTTGGACCCCAACCTGTACAGAATCGGACAGAGTAAAATCTTCTTCCGCACAGGAGTGCTTGCTCAACTAGAGGAGGAGAGAGATTTGAAGATCACTGTGATCATCATCGCTTTCCAGGCCCAAGCTAGAGGCTTCCTGGCCAGAAA GGCATTCGCCaagagacagcagcagctgacagctATGAAAGTGATCCAGAGGAACTGTGCTGCCTACCTCAAACTAAGGAACTGGCAGTGGTGGAGACTGTTTACAAAG GTTAAGCCTCTGTTGCAAGTGACCCGACAGGAAGAGGAGATGACTCTCAAGGAAGAAGAGCTACAGAAAGCCAAAGAAGTTGCCACAAAGTTTGAGTCAGAGCTAAAAGAAATCACCTTGAAACATACACAG ATTGTGGAGGAGAGAAACGCACTGCAGGAGCAGCTTCAGGCAGAGACAGAGTTGTATGCTGAGGCTGAGGAGATGAGGGTCCGTCTGGCGACGAAGAAGCAGGAGTTGGAGGAAATCCTCCATGAGATGGAGGCGAGGCTcgatgaagaggaggagcgTTCTCAGGGACTGTTAgtggaaaagaagaagatgcagcagcagatgcAG GAATTGGAGGAACATttggaagaggaggaagacgcTCGTCAAAAACTGCAGCTCGAGAAGGTTACCTGCGAGGGAAAGATCAAAAAGCTGGAGGATGATATTCTCGTAATGGAGGACCAGAACAACAAGCTGCTGAAG GAGCGAAAGTTGCTAGAGGAGAGAGTTGCAGACTTCAGTGCTAACCtggcagaggaagaagaaaaatctaAGAATCTCACTAAGCTCAAAAATAAACACGAATCTATGATCTCTGAATTAGAAG TCCGCTTGAAGAAAGAGGAGAAGACCCGTCAGGAGCTGGATAAAGCTAAGCGCAAACTGGAGGCGGAGTCAAATGACCTACAGGAACAGATCGCTGACCTGCAGGCCCAGATCGCTGACCTCAAAGCTCAGCTTgcaaggaaggaggaggagttaCAGAACGCCTTGGCCAG GTTGGAAGATGAGACTGCCCAGAAAAACAACGCTCTGAAGAAGATCAGAGAGCTGGAAGGACACATCTCCGACCTGCAGGAGGACCTTGACTCTGAGCGGGCTGCCAGGAACAAGGCAGAGAAGATCAAACGGGACCTTGGGGaggagctggaggccctcaAGTCTGAGCTAGAGGACACTCTGGACACCACTGCCACACAGCAGGAACTAAG AGCCAAACGTGAGCAGGAAGTGACCCAGCTGAAGAGAGCCATTGAGGAGGAGAACCGGACCCACGAGGCTCAAATACATGAGatgagacagaaacacacacaggctgttGAGGAGCTCAGTGAGCAGCTGGAGCAGGCAAAACGA GTAAAGTCAAACCTGGAGAAAGCAAAACAAGCTCTGGAGAAGGAAACGTCAGAGCTAACTATGGAGGTGCGCTCACTGACCCAGGCCAAGCAAGATGGGGAGCACAAGAGGAAGAAGCTAGAAGGTCAGGTGACGGATCTTCAGTCCCGCTTCAACGACAGCGAGAAGCAGAAGGCTGAGATGACCGAGCGCTGCTCCAAGATCACT ATTGAACTGGAGAGTGTGACAAACCTACTGAATGAAGCAGAGGGAAAGAACATCAAACTGAGCAAAGACGTGTCCAGCCTTACCTCCCAACTCCAAGACTCTCAG GAGCTGCTGGCTGAGGAGACACGCCAGAAACTGCAGTTCTCCACAAAGCTGCGACAGGCGGAAGACGACAAGAACAGCCTACAGGAGCAGCTtgaagaggaggtggaggcaAAGAGGAACGTGGAGAGACACGTGTCCACTCTCAACATCCAG CTATCAGATGcaaagaagaagatggatgaaaTGTCAGGCAACATTGAGCTGCTGGAGGAAGGAAAGAAGCGTCTGCAGAGAGATTTGGAGGCAGCGAACACTCAGTATGAGGAGAAGGCCTCAGCATACGACAAGCTGGAGAAGACCAAAAATCGTCTGCAGCAGGAGCTGGAGGACACGCTGATGGATCTGGACAACCAGAGGCAGAACGTTTCAAACCTGGAGAAGAAACAGAAGAAGTTTGACCAG ATGCTGGCCGAAGAGAAGAGTGTCTCCAGTAAATATGCAGATGAGCGAGACCGTGCTGAAGCTGAGGCCAGAGAGAAGGAGACGAAAGCTCTGTCCCTGGCAAGGGCTCTAGAAGAGGCTCAGGATGCCAGAGAGGAGCTGGAGAGAGCCAACAAGGCCCTAAAAGCAGAGATGGAGGACCTGATCAGCTCCAAGGATGATGTGGGAAAAAAT GTCCACGAGCTGGAGAAGTCCAAACGAGGCCTGGAAGCCCAGGTGGAGGAGATGAAGACGCAGCTGGAGGAGCTAGAGGACGAACTGCAGGCGGCTGAGGATGCCAAGTTGCGTCTGGAGGTCAACATGCAGGCTCTGAAGGCCCAGTTTGAGAGAGACCTCCAGGGAAGAGATGAGAtgggagaggagaagaagaggcagctggtCAAGCAG GTCCGTGAGTTGGAGACGGAGTTGGAGGATGAACGTAAGCAGAgggccacagcagcagcagccaagaagaagCTGGAGATAGACATGAAAGATCTGGAGGGACAGATCGAGACAGCCAATAAGGGACGTGATGAGGCTATCAAGCAGCTCCGCAAGCTCCAG GCCCAGATGAAGGACTACCAGAGGGAGCTGGAAGATGCTCGTGCTGCTCGAGAAGAGGTGCTGACCACCGCAAAGGAGAGCGAGAAGAAGGCCAAGAGTCTGGAGGCTGAGCTCATGCAGCTACAGGAG gaaCTGGCTGCAGCTGAGAGAGGACGGAAGCAAGCAGAGGCTGAAAGAGACGAACTGTCCGATGAGCTGGCAAGCAACACCTCTGGAAA GTCAGCCTTGTCAGATGAGAAGCGTCGCCTGGAAGCTAAGATCGCTCAGCTAGaagaggagctggaggaggagcaaAGCAACATGGAGATCCTCAATGACAGGCTGAGGAAGAGCACACAACAG GTGGATCAGCTGAACAATGAGCTGCAGACGGAGCGCACCACCTCCCAGAAGAACGAGAGCGCTCGGCAGCAGTTGGAGCGCCAGAACAAGGAGCTGAAGGCCAAGCTCCAGGAGATGGAGAACCAGGTCAAGTCCAAGTTCAAGTCCTCCATCTCTGCCTTGGAGGCTAAAGTGGCACAGCTGGAGgagcagctggagcaggagaaCAG GGATAAGCAGACAACTGCCAAGAATATGCGCCAGAAAGACAAGAAGCTCAAGGACTTGATGTTGCAGGTGGAAGACGAAAGAAAACAGGCAGAGCAGTACAAAGACCAG GCGGAAAAGTCAAACACTCGCATGAAGCAGCTGAAGCGGCAGCTAGAGGAATCGGAGGAGGAGTCTCAGCGCGCCACAGCAGCCCGCAGGAAGCTGCAGCGGGAGCTGGACGAAGCCACTGAGGCCAACGACGCCATGACTCGCGAGATCGGCTCTCTCAAGAACAAACTCAG GCGTGGAAATGAGCCCTCCTTTAGCAGCGCACCTCGGCGCATAGGCGGAGGCCGAAGGGTGGTCGAGGATGCCTCAGAGGAGGACGCCGACTCCCAAAGCGACTTCAATGGGACAAAGTCCGCTGACTAa